A genomic region of Dreissena polymorpha isolate Duluth1 chromosome 4, UMN_Dpol_1.0, whole genome shotgun sequence contains the following coding sequences:
- the LOC127878894 gene encoding myb-like protein U, with the protein MNFLCSIVIALLAILNYSGAVVDSDAQEAKSILLSVLGSLKDSRNDDGRYGSQTGWDKYRGDQTGRRGGGGGVDDDGDDADLDTAISVLTKAVGDIDQGKTSVRLNNKPEVTSSLTQLTNNQEIPANVAAIIDSALNNSKDKIPDSVADLIKSASSKTTSYTNQDDQSDVARAYNSATGKTNKEFLANFADFFNPFPSTNVKSYNDVNSYNDVKVTSNTDDGSNVDVAKIMQDAFANAGDNKQGKWQKLLNGNYFKADTPSVQNYHDVKVYSSSSNPDGSNIDVNNILKNALGNAGNTGNTQSWKNKLKVDTPSVQNNNDVQISTGDSDGSNVDVNKVIKDAIGNAGGPQPWRNSYKADTPSVQNYRDVKVSNINSNTGSGDANVEVNKVIQDAFASAGGAQKAWQNIPSGNSVKVDNPSVQTYNDGSNVDVNKVIKETLASAGGAQKNTWQSSPSGNSVREDNPSVQTYNDNKYSKPIANAKSDHSNTDVEKLIQDAFGKIENDQQSSWPNFSNMKSYRNNNKPNGQVSSTSDRQTYTNTKTEPKQVKSWRGSYTRAPNYGTTPGSSWGRNNAGQCLLRGELCKIGSGPECCGSDNAYGSKVPLCCTRIASGSGRSDFGLCQPKNPGMTCDRR; encoded by the exons ATTCAGGTGCAGTCGTGGACAGCGACGCACAGGAAGCAAAATCGATACTGCTGTCAGTGCTAGG ATCACTTAAAGACAGCCGAAATGATGACGGTCGCTATGGCAGTCAAACGGGGTGGGACAAGTATCGCGGGGATCAAACCGGACGTAGAGGCGGGGGAGGCGGTGTCGACGACGATGGCGATGACGCGGACCTCGACACTGCGATAAGCGTCCTAACAAAGGCTGTCGGCGACATTGACCAAGGGAAGACGTCAGTGCGTCTGAATAACAAACCTGAAGTCACTAGCAGCTTGACACAACTAACGAACAACCAAGAGATTCCCGCGAACGTTGCTGCTATCATAGACTCGGCTTTAAACAACTCGAAGGATAAAATTCCAGACAGCGTGGCAGACCTTATCAAGTCGGCATCCAGTAAGACTACTTCGTACACCAACCAAGACGACCAAAGCGATGTTGCGCGCGCCTACAACTCGGCGACCGGCAAAACAAACAAAGAGTTTCTGGCGAACTTCGCAGACTTCTTCAATCCTTTCCCGAGCACTAACGTAAAGTCCTACAATGACGTAAATTCATACAATGACGTCAAAGTCACTTCCAACACTGACGACGGGTCGAACGTCGACGTCGCAAAAATAATGCAAGACGCATTCGCGAACGCTGGAGATAACAAACAGGGTAAATGGCAAAAGTTGTTGAACGGAAATTACTTCAAAGCAGATACCCCGTCGGTTCAAAACTATCATGACGTCAAAGTTTATTCCAGCAGTTCAAACCCCGATGGATCCAATATTGACGTCAATAACATCCTTAAAAACGCGCTCGGAAACGCCGGAAACACAGGAAATACACAGAGctggaaaaataaattaaaagtagaTACGCCATCGGTTCAAAACAACAATGACGTTCAAATTTCAACCGGTGACTCTGACGGGTCAAACGTTGACGTCAACAAAGTCATAAAAGATGCAATTGGAAACGCAGGCGGACCACAACCATGGCGAAATTCATACAAAGCTGACACACCATCGGTCCAAAATTACCGTGACGTCAAAGTTTCTAACATAAATTCAAACACTGGTTCTGGCGATGCAAATGTTGAAGTAAACAAAGTAATTCAAGACGCTTTTGCAAGCGCAGGCGGTGCGCAAAAGGCATGGCAAAACATTCCTTCCGGAAATTCGGTAAAAGTAGATAACCCATCGGTACAAACCTACAACGACGGTTCAAATGTTGACGTAAACAAGGTAATTAAAGAAACTCTTGCGAGCGCAGGCGGCGCGCAAAAGAACACATGGCAAAGCTCTCCTTCCGGAAATTCGGTAAGAGAAGATAACCCATCGGTACAAACCTACAACGACAACAAATATTCTAAGCCGATCGCAAACGCAAAGTCCGACCACTCGAACACAGACGTTGAAAAACTCATCCAGGACGCCTTCGGTAAAATCGAAAACGATCAACAGAGCTCATGGCCAAACTTCTCAAACATGAAGTCATATCGAAATAATAATAAACCGAATGGTCAGGTCAGCTCCACTTCTGATCGACAAACCTATACAAACACCAAAACAGAACCTAAGCAGGTTAAATCATGGCGCGGTAGCTACACACGCGCCCCGAATTACGGCACCACTCCCGGCTCGTCTTGGGGCCGAAATAACGCCGGCCAGTGTCTCTTACGGGGAGAGTTGTGCAAAATCGGAAGTGGACCGGAGTGCTGCGGGTCAGACAATGCCTATGGTTCCAAAGTACCCTTATGCTGCACGCGGATAGCTTCCGGTTCCGGTCGAAGCGATTTCGGCCTATGTCAACCCAAGAATCCCGGCATGACGTGCGACAGACGATAA